A stretch of DNA from Falco biarmicus isolate bFalBia1 chromosome 6, bFalBia1.pri, whole genome shotgun sequence:
CATAACTCCATTTCTGATACATGGTGAACATTATGCCAGATTATGTGAGAGTGTTGGAAGGTAAAAACTCTCATCACAGCACAAAAGTCCATTTTCTACTGCTTCTCCTAACGTCAAGGGGGTAATGTTAGGACTTTCCTTTTACACGCATTGAACTTTGTCAGCCTTCAAAGATgttacattaagaaaaaacagaaaaaacccagaacacaGTAGTGTTTGGATCAGATGTTTTATCTGTAAAAAAGTCAGCTTTTAGATATAGGGGGAAATTGCCATTTCTGCACtgtttcattaattattcacCACCCTGtaatagcattttaatttacCAGTGCAATAGCGATGCTAAATGCTACTGTCCCCTCTTCTATCAGTTTCATGAAGAAACATCCGTTATTATGGAGCAGCCCCCTTACTTTAACCCATTTTACAGATACACCATACATGAAAATGTAGCACTGCAACAGTCTTGCATTTTCTTATCTTCTGTATTCATTGCTCTATTTTTTACTCActaagaaagtattttcaactGCTAGGGTTTCTATTTATCTTTAAtgcaaagtaataaaataacTCACTTCATCCACACGACAGgtatttttcctatttcctcCTGAAGTTTCCAGTTTGCCTCATTTCTCTTATTTAGCTTTAATTCTTCATAAAAGCACACAGggtgaaagaaggaaatatcTTTAATGCAGCTTTCCTACTGTAAAATAGATATTCCccctttcaaaaaaacaaaacaactatTAAAGTGACAAAACGACAGCAACAAGTAGACAAAGAGAAATGTTAGAGGCAACTCAGACCTATTGTCCATCACGTGCCTTTGCTTCTGGTGTTCCCCCTAAAGGCTGTCGGACTGAGGACGAGCCACTCTTCATgggtttccttcctccccctgctTTAAGAGGGTTTTACTTTCACCAGAAATtctcttgtaaaaaaaaacaaacaaaaaaacccaacaaaaacaaaaacaaaaaaccacaaccaaacaacTGTTATATATCCAATGCAAAAGTGGTGCCAAACTCTGAGAAGTGCCACCTTGGTTTTGCCTTTCCGGGGTTGGAGCAGTTGTGCGTGGAACAGCTGCACCTCTGTAAGCCCAGGGCAGGTGGCCCCGGCCAGACACTTGCCACTCACAACCGCAAAGCTGAAAATTCTGACCAGTTCCTTGATGGTCCGAAATGTTTGTGGGTTCCAGTTTCTTCTCCTTTACTTTTCTGTAATGTAAAGTAAAAATCCAGTTCAAAACTTCTAAGGAGCTTTCCCATGTTTGCattcaagaaataatttttgctgccataaaaaaaatattcacaccactaaaaaaaaacccccgtGATCTCCTTTGCCCCCTGTACGAAGGCCAGTGGTTTTACACCACCATCCATGACGCTATTTGACTCTTTTAGAGTAGTCTGACTGCAGTTCTGGGTGTGGGGTCTGCTTAAATAGAAGTTCAATGTCTTTGGCTCTCCTCTTGCCACAGAAggatttttctctccaaaataAGTTTAGAGTACCGTCTTTGCAATGCCAGGTGCTTTTAAGTCCTGTTCCGAGCTGCAGGGCCACGGTGGGCTTGGAAAAGGGCAAGGGGGATCTGAGAGTCTTTGAGTCAGCACATCAGCTCAGAAGGGATCCACCACAGAAGGAGTAACGGCGAGCTGCAAACCAAGATCAGAAGCTGTTACAAACTGACCCGAGTTCAGCTCCGAATGCCACCATGCCTAACAGGCAGAGATCTACAGGGGAGAGCCAGGGGAAGAAGAGTGAAGGACAGCTCTAAAACCAGTATAGATCCTTGCTTTTATCCTGAGGCTGCAAACCTGAGAAcggagagaagaaaaaaagggaagaagaaaaataggtaCAGGCATTTAAGGATAGAGAAAGACAAACTGCATTTCTGCCAGCTGAGATCAGAGAATCCGTCTAAAGCACGGGCTCCCCAGAGGCCATGAAGCACGAAGAAGAGCCTGAGCTAGACTGGAGATGTCTCTCCTGCCTAAAGTGAGGCCACCGTAAGGAGCCATTTGTGGCTGTGATGACTTCAGCATGGAGAACTGTCACCAGAGCAGGCTTTCCTTGCCCCCACAGCTACTGACTCAGGAACTGACACTGCTGGCTATGCCTGTGTCACCTTTTTGTCACTGCTATGGCCACACAGCCTTACTTTCAGGCACCCCACCACGCACAGGTTACCACTACCAGGGTAAAACATTGCCCTTTTTGCTCAGCAAAAATGCAATTGTGCTTTCCTCTCAAAAACTGGGAAGACAAAATAAAGAAGGAGAGGAGGTAGTTCACGAACCCGTGTGGGGTCTAGAAATgacctgctctgctgtggcagcCCACACTCCTGCCCTCAGGGCAGCCGGTGGAGGGAGCCAAGCAGTGACCTTTGGGGCAGCCCCGTCCTGCTCCCGGCTCTCGCTGCTCAAGGCAAGAGCAGGGCCAGGGTCAGGACAGAAGTACCTCAAAGCAATCTGTACCCTGGCATTTCTGCAGGTGCCAGAAATGCAAAGGATGATGTGGGTGCTGATGTGTCGCCCTGTCCcatcctccctctccccttccttaGAAGGTGCCCTCTCCAAAAAGGGCACCCAGGGCAAAGCTCAAGGGTCTCCCATGGGGCTTCCACCCCCAATTTACTCCCTCACAGCAGCAACCAGCTGCCCGGCCATGGGGGGGTCCTTCCCTAATACTATGGATGGTGTGGAGGCAGAGGTGAGGCTGAGGGAGGGATGAAGGGCAGCTCTTTACCTGTGTCCACGTTGAGGCTGAGGCTCTGTGCCATGTCCCCGGCTGCACTGGGGAAGGATCCCGGCGTTGTCCAGGCCGCGGCTGCACCTGCCTCACTCTTGCCCAGTTCACAGGGGGGGCTGACTGGCGTGGGTACGGAGGCAGGGGTGAGGCGGTGGGGGCGGACGGAGGCAGTGGGCACCAGGAGTGAGCCATAGCGGGGGTCGAAGTGGGGCCCGTAGACCTCGTGCATGGTGGCGGGGCGGGGGTAAGCAGTGCTCTGTGTCCCGATgtaggggtggtggtggtggtggtggtgggcatGGTGCCAGGGCTCGGGGCCACCCTGGTGCAGGTGGCCGTGCAGAGAGGCAGGTGTGTAGGGGTCGGCGGTGGCAGCAAACGGCAGATCGCTGTGGGTGGCAGCTGCCAGGGGGCTGCTGAGGGTGGCTGGGACGGAGGagggctggtacgtgctgttCCAGAAGGACGGTGGAAAGATACGCTGGCTCATCGGAAAGGAGCCATCTGGGTGAAGGGAGTGGGAGAGAAAGGCAACAATGAGCAAACCCAGAGAGCCCTGATCTCCTTTCCCTAGGGCTCTGCCCCTCCCCAATTCCCCCAAACCAGCCCTTGAATTCCCTTTATCCCCCCCAAACTGCAAAACACAAGAACTTGCTCCCAACAAGTACAGATTCCTCTACAGCTAAACATCCAAAACACCTAGCCCAGGGCTTATCCATGAAACTGGAACTATTTGCTCCAGGTTTCTCGTAGTATGTATGCGGGGGAGAGGCTATTACCTAAGGTGAGGGAAACATCTTTTCCTCTGTAGTGGAAACTGAGTGAGAGCTACGACACACTGCAGTGATTTCCGGGGTtggatttttcttgtttgttttagtaGTAATCTCCCCCTCTAAGCATTTATGCCCAACACCTCAGAGGATGCCCGACCCTAccaggagagcagctgctgcctcagtgCAGTTTCAAAGTGGGCAGGAACAGTGCGAGATGCAACTAAGGAACAGCTTGAATTTTCTAAATATCTGGGGGAAATTCCCCATCTATTACACTGGACTTAAGCCAGTTCCTTGGGTATATTGTTAACGTATTTGGGAAGCACTCTGCAGATCTTCGGAGGCTGGCAGGGCAAAGGACAAGGACCCTACATCTTCTTTGACCAGTAAGCAATGTGTGAGAGGGGTTAGTGATTATTAATAGCACAGATACATGCTATGCATTATTAATTGGGAATGCACACTGTTCCCAAGGCAAATAAGAACATGCTCCTGATATGTTTGCCAGGGAGGTACATCAGCTCCACACCCTGGCATTACTCGGGAGAAGAGGAAGTTGttcataaaaagcaaagaactcTCCTCTCCTGCCATCAGTTCTAATGCTGAATATCTTTCACCTGTGAAATATTTAAGCTACTATTTCATTCTCAGAAACTACTGACAGAAATTCATGGAGGGGCTGAGAAACCAGCCTTGGCTGATGGGGTGGCCCCATGAGGGAGAGTCCCCAAAACTGCCCCAAGAGGAGTGCCTGCCCTAACTCTCCAGCGGGCAGAGGGTGGGGAAGGTTattcccctctgccctgggtGCCCCCACGAGCCCATCCAGGGTGAACTGGGCACAGCTATGGAGACCTACGCATCAGCCGTGGCCGTGGCCTTGCTGGCACAGGGCCACTGCTCTGGGCAGGTCTGAAAGccctcattttcagaaatttagGCTCCCTGtctgtgctccagcagcaagcaggctggTGGTACATGTAGGGCGAGACACAGCGACACACACAATCTAGTTTTTAGCGTTGGGAAGCTGGCGAGACAGCTCCCACACCTGCCTTTTGCTTCGTTCCCATCATGGATTACGACCGCGCTAAACTGAAAGCTGCCCCGACAGGGTCAGCCCGGGAGGCGCTGGGGGTCCCTCGGCGGCCGCTTTGCTTGCAGCCCCCGCCAGGCAGATCTGGGGCGGTGTAAAGGCGATCCCTGTCCCCCAGCCGCCTGCCGGGACGCTCCCCCGGGCCACCGCAGCCCGGCGTGAGCTGAagggctttttccttttcttttttcccctaaaagcGCCAACCCGCTCGGGGCTCCCGGCCCGGGGCAGCCGGGCACCCGCGGCCggcagaggggaggagggagaggggatgTGCGGCCGGGTCGAGGGCGGGGTGCCTGCCCGGGGGGgaccccgcgccccccgcgccccctgCGCGCTCACCCCGCCAGGAGCCGGCGTTCCGCGCCGCCTTCGCGCTGCCGAGCGAGaagctgctgggctggctgaGCGCCCGGCTGAAGTGCTCGTCCACTACGGCGCTGATGTCCCCCTGGAAGTAGGTGAAGAGGACGCAGCGGGAGTTGATGTACTCGGCCTCGGGGGGTCGCTCCTTCTCGGGGCTGCAGTCCTCCTCCTTGATGCTGGCCGCGGGGtggctggagaaggagctgctggCGCTGGCGCTGCTGCCGCTCTCCGGGGCTTCTtgcattttggagaaaaaggagagtttctggagggaaggtggggggaagtaaggaaagaaagaaagaaaatagagcCGGTCATGCAGCGCAGCAAGGTGCGCTGGCCCTCCCGGTGGCAGCCGGGATGCAGCACCGAGCCCGCTCCCGCGATCTTTCCGAGAGGATGCAAAAGCCTGGTCCtcggccgcccgccgcccccccagcagcaccccccaccccgcagctGCATTTCTGCCCCACCTGGGGGAGGCAGCGAAGGGGCTGCAAATAGGGCTGGGGGCCCAAAGCCCAGAGATGCCGACAGGGATGGAGCGTCAGTGCGGGGCAGGCGCTGCCGGGCGGGCGGTTACAGGCGCGGCTCCCCAGCACGAGGTCCCGCACAAGAAGGGACTTtgcggggggggacgggacgggacgacGGGGGGATGGCGGTCGCCGAGGCGCTGCATCGCGGGGGACGAGGCAGGGGGCGTAGGCAGCGGGGTGCCGGAGGAGCCGCTCGCCAAGATCTGCCCCAAAGAGCGTCCTGCAACCCACAGCGGCGTGGGTgggagggctggcagcccccaacacatttcagggaaaaaaaaaaaaagcatttccccGGCCAGCAAGAAGCTCCAGGTATTTCCTACAAGATTATTCTGTTTTTACTGGATTCCTCTGGGTGGGAAAACAACGGGCACCGAGAAGTTCGCGGGATGTTTCCCATCTTTATCCGCATTAGCGTGTCCGCAAGCTGCTGGGAGTGTCTTAGAAATAAGCGATGGGACGCGGAGCCCGGGCTCGGCCGCGGGCAGCGCCGTGGGACGGGCGGCGGGGAAGCACCCAGGCGACAGGTCCGAGCCTGGGGCCAAGGCACACGAGACATTTAATAATGTCACTCCTTCGTGACGACCGCCTTTCCACTTGGCTCCCGGCTCGGCCATTGAGGTAATGGTCATCCCCCCAAATAATGTCACGCAGCCGCGTGCGGGAGGCGGGGGGGCTGATGAGGGGAGCGGCAAGGTGGGGGAAGACATCATCCGCTATTTGTAACAGGTATGCCGGCCCCGCTGCCAGGCGCTGGAGGTGGCCCACGAGCCACCACGCCGCGGGCTGCGCCGAGCGGGGCCGCTTGCCCCGGCACCGGCCTTGCAGGGCGGGGGctgcccccgggccggggccgcgcctGGCTCTATCCATCCCTTTCTCTGGGATATCCTCCCGTTCTGCTGGGGAGGAAAGAAGTAATCTCTGGAAGGAGtaagggggagggagaaaagagagagaagccCAGAGGGCGAAAGAGAAAGCGGTGTGCGGCAGGTGCAGCCACGGGGAAAGGAGCCCTGACCCACGCGGGACAGTGcggccgggggtgggggtggggggttgccCGCGTGCCGCGAGAGGTCCCCGCGGCCGGCGGGACCGTTTTATCGAAATTCGGGGGTTAATGGATACCGGCGGTAGCCCGGTCGCAGCTGCACGCAGCGCAGCGGCGGAACGCAGCTCCCGACCGCCAAGTGTCCGCGGATCTCGCAGGCGACCGTCGCCGCCGGGATCGCGGGGGACTGGCGGGTGTCCCGCCGCCGAGAGCGCCCAGGGAGCGGGGAGCATCCCCGCAGCCCTGCCGCACCGCAGCCTTGCCCCGCTTTGGGGCCGGGGCTTCCTCCCCCACCGCCACACCGGGGAAAGCCCGCAGCCTCCCGGCACTGTCGCCTCCCGCAGCTCCCGGGGGTaacccccagcacccctccgAGGCGGCTGGTCAAGTACCTGCCCGAAGCGGCTCCGGCGGCGCCCGGGATGCCGGTGCGCTGGGGCTGAGCGATGCCCCGGGCAAGCCGTGCCCCGCCACTCCCGGCCGGCATCGCTGCCCCGGGCCGCCGCGCCCGGAGGGAGCCCGTCCCGGCAAAGAGGGAAGGACGGggacaagaaattaaaaaaagaaaaaaaaaaaaaaaaggaaaaaagtcccTAAAAAGCCATCGCAAGGTTAAGCCCGCGCTTTCGCTCCCGAGGCATCCCGCAGCCCGTCGGTCGCCGCCGGGGTACGTACCCTGCCGAGCCCCGCGCCAAGGTGGGATGCGGTTCTGCTCCGCTCACCATCGCAGGCTCCCAGatctcccccccctccccccccacccccccctttcccctccccttctccttttcccttttccttttggtAAGGCCCCAGACGGCCGTCCTCCAGACGACACCCCTCCCACCCTCTGCCTCTTCACCGCTGCCCCCCGCGCGTACCTGGTGATAGCGGCTGTAGGCTGCTGCGAAGTAGGGCTGCGGAGGACCGTAGACTTGGTACATAACATCCAAACAGCTCATGGCTGGCCGCGGCcgagaattattttttttctcatcaacTCGTGTTCTGCAAAGTGGAGCAGTGCTTCGCGGGAGGGAGGTTCCCGGGGGTTAAGAGCCACCACTCATTGGTGGGAGGAGTGAGGGGGGATGAGACCGCGTTGGGCTGGGATGAcacccccctccctgccctctttccgtgctccctccctccctccctccctccctccctatAGCGCGGCTCCCTCCTGAGGAGGCGCCGGGGCCGGAGGGGCTCTGCGGCCGCCAGGGGAGTTTCGTccccgggcccggcgggcggcgggggtAGGGGGAGCCGGGGAGAGCCCCTTCTGCAGCCGGTGCCGCctgggagcggggcgggggcgcgggaGGACCCTCCGGCGCCCGCGGGTGAGGGGcagccgggcggcggcggggggtcTCGCCCAGCGGGGCAGCCCCTCTCcgctgcttttcatttcatcGCATTTGTTGCATTTCTTGCGCTGACCGTGCcgggcgctgccccgccgccggcgccgGGCCGCCCTGAGGACGGGTCCCCCCGCGGCCTCCGGTGAGGGgcaccccgccgccccccgcctcgTCGAGCCCCGCCACCGACCGAGGCGAAGCGGAGCTCCGGGAAAGGCGGGGGTCTGGGTCAGACCCCCGCAAATCCCACCGAGTCCGGCCTCCGCCGGGAAATGCCGCCTCCGAAGTTACGGGAACTGAAAGGTCTGGTGAAACGAAGGAGGAAAAATCAGTTGCTCCCGAGGAGGGATCTCCCCAGAATTTTCGAATCGTTACAATTCCCGGGAATGgaaatgcttttgcatttaATAGAAACTAAAACAACGCCGACGGCAAAGGCACGTGAAAAGATCAAATTATCGTGCAGGTAAACTGGGTTTGCTCCCTAGGTTTCTGCTGAGTACCACACACAGAGGCGTAATTAGGTGGATGTATCTTAACTGCTGATTTTGACGGACACGCATAGGAGGTAGATTAGTTTCTAACAGAGATGAAAGTTCTCATTTCAGTATCGACTCTTTGAAACGTTCAGCTTCATGGTATGGGTCACAACTTCTCTGAAAAGAGACTGGGTTTAAGTTATGTTTTAAGCATTTGtagtaaaggaaattatttttttttacagaaaatatgatGGAAAGAATATTACTTGGTTttcaaatgctgattttttacaaaactatggggaaaaaatctgaaaagaactgacattttgaattttaaagacCTGGAAATCTTTAaattcatttcagcagaaaatctTCATAATCAAAGATCAGTATTTAACTCTACTTTGTTTCCtccaaaatgtaattttcatatTCCAAGTGCTAGGAATTGTTCTGAATGCCTGTCTTTCACCAAAATCATATTTCAGTGCCTAATGAGCATAAGTTTCAATTTTTTCTGCACCAGGTGCAAGGTTTCAACTTCAtatttaaacaattatttttttctccctcttctagTTTGgtaaatttgtttttcatacTGCAATGCAGCCTGGAACACTGTGGCTGCAGGGTTCAGCCACAGCACTGCTTCTTCCCCCAtcagaacaaattttatgtTGGTggtcaagaagaaaataagggGAAGAGCCATTAGTATCAggccttaaaaaaagaaatgtatctCATACTCTatcattttatttctcctgATCAGCAAGCAAATAGCTGCGGTACAGGGAAGGACCCACCCTGTGGCTGGCATCCAAAATCAGGCAGCCAGCTAAGGAATGCCCCTCCGCTCCTTGGAGTGGGAGACTGAGGGACCTCACTTGGGACGATGGGATCTCGCTTCTGTGTGTCCCCACTCCCGAGAGATGGGGAGCTTTCCCACCACACAGAGGTCCATGCCTATTTCAAAGGTAACAGTATGCTGGGTGACatacaaaaaaaagcccatttcTCAGAAGGTGAGTCTGTCTGAACACGTGCTCCAAAGACCCAGCATGCTTTCCTGCTGTTCCTACTAGCTCTTGGCCAACAGCTTTGCGCAATAGTGAAGGTAGGACCTGACACTGGTCAAGGCTGAGCATTTGCTTCTTATgaagaaaaacccaaagaaatgtGTGCCACTGGGTGCTGTGATGCGGCAGATGGTCCAGCTTGTGTCCCCTGGAGAATCTCTCCTTGAGGGCTGAATTTAGGGGCTTTACTCCATACTCAAGCGTATGTTAGGGGAATCGGGTCTGAAGCAGCTTGGTAAGAATTCAGTTGCTTTTATAAATAGCTATTTGACTGTAAAACTGTCCAGTGTAAGACACAAGCAAACTTTAGTGCCTTAATGCAGAGCAATACAAACATTCATGCAAAAGGGCTGGTATTGCCTTCTTGGTGCACTCTGTGAAATCAGTCCTGGTATAGGAAATTATACTGAAAACCAATGGTCAGAAATTATATTCACTAATGATCTCACTGTGTCTTTACAAttctatataaatatttttttcttggtgctAACTAAAGGATTTTAGGTGGTTGAATCGCACAAGGAACTGCAAAGGcttggaaaaagcagctgaggtATCTCAGAGAGAAAATTATGACAGGAATGAAGGAAAACACACCTTTGGGAAGGACATGGATTAAGAATTGGGTGTGTACCATTAAAACACTGGCATGGACTTACTCCTATGGTCGTACACTTGTAATGTTTCACAGCAggaatgcaaaaagaaaatcttgctgTTAGGAGTAAAGAATGAAGGGTTCTGATAAACAGCAAGATGCAGAACCTTGCAATGTTTACCTTGGAAAACATTCCTATAAAAGAAATCAATCTTCTAGCCAAGCTGGAACCTTTCACAAAAGAATTGGGTATTGCTGTGAATGGCTCACTGGACAAGCAAACAGCtcatcaaacaaaacatcaaCATTCAGAGATTGGGACAAAAAGTCACAGAAACATGAGAGCATTGACCACATTTGTTGCTCACCTTCCCTGGAAAGCCTACATCCAGTgccagcctgccagcagccGCTGTGCAAAAGTTTGAGCAGTGAACACCATGTTCAATAAAAGGATAAAGCATTTATTAGCTAGAAGGgagatttctgttttttcaatcTGACCACATATATCCTTCATGCTGttaataacatattttttcagaagctCAGGGAGACTTTTGCTGGTTCCAGAAAGGCATGCTCTTCCAACTGGAAGATATCATGAGGTGGATGAAGAGTCCAGCCCCTTGCTGCAGCCGTTTGCTGCTGTGCTTAGCTGCCTTCCAGCTTGAGTTGGGCTGGCGTCAGCTTCCTTCCAGCTGTTGGTTCATGTAATGCCTTACTTCACTTAGCTAAACAGTCCTTTTGTATGGCAGTATTTTCTCTTATGAAACTTACTTTATTCCACATAATATTTTTGACCTCTGCCAAAATAGATGGAACTCCTTAATTTTCTACAGCAATTTCTCCAGCCCTCAGGTAACATTTgtaccttttttctttgcaccttGTGCAATTTTtcaacattgttttaaaaatactgacacAAGAACTTAATGTTATTCTAACATCTCTCTTGCTGAAGGTATACACAAAGTGATGTAACTTCTTAGCAACCGATGCTtactgctgttgtttttcttttttgccacAACACAATTTTAAAGACACATCATGCTGACGTGCTTTTCCACTGTGATCATCTCAGTAGTTTCAGTA
This window harbors:
- the VGLL2 gene encoding transcription cofactor vestigial-like protein 2 isoform X1 codes for the protein MSCLDVMYQVYGPPQPYFAAAYSRYHQKLSFFSKMQEAPESGSSASASSSFSSHPAASIKEEDCSPEKERPPEAEYINSRCVLFTYFQGDISAVVDEHFSRALSQPSSFSLGSAKAARNAGSWRDGSFPMSQRIFPPSFWNSTYQPSSVPATLSSPLAAATHSDLPFAATADPYTPASLHGHLHQGGPEPWHHAHHHHHHHPYIGTQSTAYPRPATMHEVYGPHFDPRYGSLLVPTASVRPHRLTPASVPTPVSPPCELGKSEAGAAAAWTTPGSFPSAAGDMAQSLSLNVDTARRYSFCGGSLLS
- the VGLL2 gene encoding transcription cofactor vestigial-like protein 2 isoform X2, producing MSCLDVMYQVYGPPQPYFAAAYSRYHQKLSFFSKMQEAPESGSSASASSSFSSHPAASIKEEDCSPEKERPPEAEYINSRCVLFTYFQGDISAVVDEHFSRALSQPSSFSLGSAKAARNAGSWRARRYSFCGGSLLS